From the genome of Adhaeribacter pallidiroseus:
ATCGTAAACTTCCAGGGTATATTCTTGTGACTCGGGTAAAGAAAATTGAATTGCCGTTTTATCTTCAAAAGGATTCGGAAAATTGGTTAGTTTGATTATCTCCGGCAACGATGATTCTGGCAAATAGTCATTTTCAGAAGCTTCATTTTGTGCCAATGAATCCGTGGAAACAACGCTGGAATCCGAGTAAGGAGCGCTTGCAGCCGTGCGGACTACTTTAAAATTTATAGTTAAGGCGGTGCCCATCGTACCGGTTCCACCAGCCAGAGTATAAGGAGTTGCTTTTAACGTGTAGGAGCCTAAACCCAGGGAAACACCCGCAAAATCACCGTTTTGATCGCCGAAAAGGGCATAAGGAGCGGCGGTTTCGGATTTATTAATGGTATACACGCCGCTTACGGCATAAACCAAACTACCTACTTTGCCCGGGTTAGTGTTTGCCCGGATATTTAAATTTTTAGTTGGCAAATTCGTTAAATTAATAATGGTGCCATTCTCAATTGTTTGAATTTCGGTGTCGGAATCTGCATTCATTAAACTGTAACTCACTACCTGTTGCCCTGCGCTACCACTGCTATTTACCGAAATGGTTACCTGGTCAGCGGTGCTGACTGCGTTGGCATTGTCCGTTACAATTAAACGAAACACATAGGTTCCCGCCACCAGATTGCTGACCGTAGGCTTGGCCACGGCTTTGTTGTTAAAAGTAGCCACATTGGGCCCGCTGGCCTGGCTCCATTGGTACTTAGTAATGGTACCATCGGCATCCGTACCGGAACCGTTCAGGGTAAGAGTGCTGGTGGGTAAAGTAATGCTGGTGTTAAAACCGGCCTCGGCTACGGGGGCCTGGTTGCCGCTGGTTTGTTTTATAACCCGGAACTTAACCACCAGGGGTGTACCCGCTACCCCGTTAATGGAAGGAGTAGCCGAAAGGGTATAATCGCCCAAAGCCGGTACCCAATTTTTATAATCGCCATTAGAATCGCCAAATACCGAATAAGGAGCACCGCCTTCGGAACGGGACAAGGTTTGCTGACCACTTAACCGGAAAGCCAGGCTTACCGCGTTGGTGTTGGTATTGGCCCGTACGTTCAGGTTGGTGGTAGGCAAAGTAGCCATGTTTAAGGTAGCATTGTCGGTTAGCTCAAAAAGTTCAGTGTCGGTGGTCGCGTTCATTAAGGTAAAACTTACTACCGGCGATCCGGAGGAATTAGCCGAATTAACGGTAACAGAAATCTGGTCAGCGTTGCTCTGGGCCTGATCATTGTCTCGCACTACTAAGCTAAAGGTATACGTGCCCGCCACCAGGTTGCTTACGGTGGGTTTTGCCACCGTTTTACTGCTAAAAGTAGCCGTATTAGGCCCACTGAGCTGCGACCAATCAAACTCTTCCACCGTGCCATCCGGATCGGAGCCAGAGCCCGGTAAAACCAGGCTGTTGGTAGGTAAAGTAAGGCTGGTATTGCCCCCGGCTGAGGCTACCGGTTTCTGGTTTTCGGAGGGAGAACTTATTACCTGAAAGTTAATTATTAAAGGCGTACCGGCCTGACCATTGTCGGAGGGAATGGCTTCTAAGGTGTAATTACCGGCCGTAGGTACCCAGCTTTCGTAATCGGAACCAGCCGCCCCAAATACAATATAAGGGGCATTTGCTTCGCTACGCTCCAGGGTTTCGGCCCCGCTTAATTTAAAAGTTACGGTTAAATTATTGGTACTGGTATTGGCCCTGATGTTAAGATTGCGGGTGGGTAAAGTGCCTAAATTTAAAACAGCATTATTCGACAGGGTTTGAATATCCGTGTCGGTGTCAGCATTTACCAAGGTAAAACTCTCCACCAACTTATCAGGTTCTGGATCTGGGTCCGGATCGGGATCGGGGTTACTGGTTCCGTCGGAATCCAAAGCTACCAGCCAATAATCCGTTTCGCCGAGCGAGGAACTGTTTTTATCATCGCCGGAGCCCGAAGCGGAAGTTCCGCTCAGCAGGCAATTACCATTATCCAAAGACAGTAAATGATGCAGGTTGTCGTAGCTATCGCCACCATAAGTTTTATCCCATTTTTTGGTACCGGATGCACTAATTTTTAAAATCCAGAAATCGGCAGACCCTTTTGGCGAACTGGATTTATCCTGACCGGCCGGCGAAGTGGAAGTGCCGCCCAAGATAAAGCCTTTATCCGGAGTATTGGCCGCACCTTGCAGGTAGTCGTTATTTGCCCCGCCAAAGGTTCTATCCCATTGCTTGTTGCCATTAGCATCGGTTTTTAATACCCAAAAGTCACTTAATCCTTTC
Proteins encoded in this window:
- a CDS encoding T9SS type A sorting domain-containing protein, with amino-acid sequence MIRKFTQVILPLLLCFFSGHKGFTQDSYRKIWDKSFGGSQSDALLTTIPIKGGGYLLGGTSNSNDSGTKSNNSKGAQDYWVVKTDATGNRNWDKTFGGSSNDYLQTAQQTSDGGFILGGATNSPVSGDRSFTASSQYDYWLVKINASGDKVWDKSYGGTGNDHLKSICPTRDGGYILAGSSNSTASGRASYNKTSGSRGEQDYWIVKIDAAGNKQWDKTYGGSSYDFLQVVQPTSDNGYILAGHSYSPKSGEKSDGGNQYGDFWLVKIDASGNKQWDKTYGGNQEETLKTCLLTNDGGFLLAGSSNSSSSGEKSGDSKGLSDFWVLKTDANGNKQWDRTFGGANNDYLQGAANTPDKGFILGGTSTSPAGQDKSSSPKGSADFWILKISASGTKKWDKTYGGDSYDNLHHLLSLDNGNCLLSGTSASGSGDDKNSSSLGETDYWLVALDSDGTSNPDPDPDPDPEPDKLVESFTLVNADTDTDIQTLSNNAVLNLGTLPTRNLNIRANTSTNNLTVTFKLSGAETLERSEANAPYIVFGAAGSDYESWVPTAGNYTLEAIPSDNGQAGTPLIINFQVISSPSENQKPVASAGGNTSLTLPTNSLVLPGSGSDPDGTVEEFDWSQLSGPNTATFSSKTVAKPTVSNLVAGTYTFSLVVRDNDQAQSNADQISVTVNSANSSGSPVVSFTLMNATTDTELFELTDNATLNMATLPTTNLNVRANTNTNAVSLAFRLSGQQTLSRSEGGAPYSVFGDSNGDYKNWVPALGDYTLSATPSINGVAGTPLVVKFRVIKQTSGNQAPVAEAGFNTSITLPTSTLTLNGSGTDADGTITKYQWSQASGPNVATFNNKAVAKPTVSNLVAGTYVFRLIVTDNANAVSTADQVTISVNSSGSAGQQVVSYSLMNADSDTEIQTIENGTIINLTNLPTKNLNIRANTNPGKVGSLVYAVSGVYTINKSETAAPYALFGDQNGDFAGVSLGLGSYTLKATPYTLAGGTGTMGTALTINFKVVRTAASAPYSDSSVVSTDSLAQNEASENDYLPESSLPEIIKLTNFPNPFEDKTAIQFSLPESQEYTLEVYDLNGTLIRRLPTGTALAHETVTAYWEADNTPNGIYLVKLITKDEVQHLQIMRGEK